One window from the genome of Pantoea cypripedii encodes:
- the csdA gene encoding cysteine desulfurase CsdA encodes MTIFTPSAFRQQFPALADAGVYLDSAATALKPEAVIEATQQFYSLSAGTVHRSQFAAARALTEQYEQARGLVARWLNAADDRQIIWTRGTTEAINLVANSWLAPRLQPGDEIVVSEAEHHANLVPWLMVAEAKGAKVVKWPLGSDRLPDIQQLPGLLNARTRLLAIGQMSNVTGGCPDLAQAIRLAHSVGAKVMVDGAQGVVHCAPDVQALDIDFYAFSGHKLYGPMGIGVLYGKAELLEAMSPWQGGGKMLTQVDFSGFTPQPVPWRFEAGTPNVAGVIGLSAALRWLSQHNAEKMEMWSQQLASLAEEQLSALPGFRSFRCGSSSLLAFDIAGIHHSDIVTLLAEHGIALRAGQHCAQPLMAALGVSGTLRVSFAPYNNLQDVDALVRAMHSAIELLSE; translated from the coding sequence ATGACTATTTTTACACCTTCCGCTTTTCGCCAGCAGTTTCCAGCGCTGGCCGATGCTGGAGTCTATCTCGACAGTGCCGCCACCGCCCTGAAACCAGAGGCGGTCATTGAGGCCACTCAGCAGTTTTACTCCCTGAGCGCCGGAACCGTGCATCGCAGCCAGTTCGCTGCCGCACGCGCCCTGACGGAGCAATACGAACAAGCCCGTGGCCTGGTTGCGCGCTGGCTAAATGCCGCAGATGACCGGCAGATTATCTGGACGCGTGGCACCACGGAAGCCATCAATCTGGTGGCTAACAGCTGGCTGGCTCCGCGTCTGCAACCCGGCGATGAAATCGTTGTCAGCGAAGCGGAACATCACGCCAATCTGGTGCCGTGGCTGATGGTGGCAGAGGCAAAAGGTGCCAAAGTGGTGAAATGGCCGCTCGGCTCGGACCGTCTGCCCGACATCCAGCAACTGCCCGGATTATTGAACGCACGCACCCGATTGCTGGCGATTGGTCAGATGTCGAATGTTACCGGCGGCTGCCCGGACCTGGCCCAGGCGATTCGGCTGGCACATAGCGTGGGTGCCAAAGTGATGGTGGATGGTGCCCAGGGGGTAGTGCATTGCGCACCTGATGTGCAGGCACTGGATATCGATTTTTACGCTTTCTCCGGCCATAAACTCTACGGCCCGATGGGCATCGGTGTGCTGTATGGCAAGGCAGAATTGCTGGAAGCCATGTCGCCGTGGCAGGGCGGCGGCAAGATGTTGACGCAGGTAGATTTTAGTGGCTTCACGCCGCAGCCGGTGCCGTGGCGCTTTGAAGCTGGCACCCCTAACGTTGCCGGAGTGATCGGTTTAAGCGCTGCGCTGCGCTGGTTAAGCCAGCACAATGCGGAAAAGATGGAAATGTGGAGTCAGCAGCTGGCAAGCCTGGCGGAAGAGCAACTGAGCGCCCTGCCCGGTTTTCGCAGTTTTCGCTGTGGTAGCAGCAGCCTGCTGGCATTTGATATCGCGGGCATCCATCACAGCGATATCGTTACGCTGCTGGCAGAGCACGGCATTGCCCTGCGCGCGGGTCAGCACTGTGCTCAGCCACTGATGGCGGCGCTGGGGGTCAGCGGTACACTGCGCGTTTCATTCGCCCCCTATAATAATTTACAGGACGTGGACGCACTGGTGCGCGCCATGCATAGCGCCATAGAATTATTGAGTGAGTAA
- the csdE gene encoding cysteine desulfurase sulfur acceptor subunit CsdE gives MSTSLLAPHPFGDLITEASLTEKFTHFHQWEDRYRQLIQLSRQLPALAEELKTPQIELSGCENRVWLSSQLQSNGTLHFYGDSEGRIVRGLLAVLLTAVEGKTPAALLQQDPLALFDTLGLRAQLSASRSSGLQALAEAVQRAARQYA, from the coding sequence ATGAGTACATCCCTGCTCGCCCCGCACCCGTTTGGCGATCTTATTACCGAAGCCAGCCTCACGGAGAAATTCACCCATTTTCACCAATGGGAAGATCGCTATCGCCAGCTGATTCAGTTGAGCCGTCAGCTCCCTGCGTTAGCGGAAGAGTTGAAAACACCGCAGATTGAACTGAGCGGTTGTGAGAATCGCGTCTGGCTTAGCAGCCAGCTGCAAAGCAATGGCACACTGCATTTCTATGGCGACAGTGAAGGACGCATCGTGCGTGGCTTGCTGGCGGTGTTACTGACCGCCGTGGAAGGAAAAACGCCAGCCGCCCTGTTACAACAGGACCCACTGGCGTTGTTTGATACCCTCGGGCTGCGTGCGCAACTCAGTGCTTCACGCAGTAGCGGTTTGCAGGCGCTGGCTGAAGCCGTACAACGCGCCGCGCGCCAGTACGCTTAA
- the tcdA gene encoding tRNA cyclic N6-threonylcarbamoyladenosine(37) synthase TcdA: MTVVSDAWRQRFGGTARLYGQDALQRFADAHFCVIGIGGVGSWAAEALARTGIGKITLIDMDDVCITNTNRQIHALQGKVGQAKTEVMADRIRAINPECEVICIDDFITPENTAELLPVGFDYVIDAIDSVRPKAALIAWCRRNKIPLITTGGAGGQIDPTQIQVSDLAKTIQDPLAAKLRERLKSDFGVKKNSKGKLGIDCVFSTEALVYPQPDGSVCASRSTAEGPKRMDCAAGFGAATMVTATFGFIAVSHALKKLLARAARQGL, from the coding sequence ATGACAGTGGTTAGCGACGCCTGGCGGCAACGTTTTGGCGGCACGGCGCGTTTGTATGGGCAGGACGCGTTGCAGCGTTTTGCCGATGCGCATTTTTGTGTGATTGGTATTGGTGGCGTAGGTTCCTGGGCGGCAGAAGCGCTGGCGCGCACGGGTATCGGCAAAATCACCCTGATCGATATGGATGATGTCTGTATCACCAACACCAATCGTCAGATCCATGCATTGCAGGGCAAAGTCGGTCAGGCAAAAACCGAGGTGATGGCGGATCGTATCCGCGCGATCAACCCGGAATGCGAGGTGATTTGCATCGATGATTTCATCACCCCGGAAAATACCGCCGAGCTTCTGCCCGTTGGCTTCGATTATGTGATTGATGCCATCGATAGCGTGCGTCCAAAAGCGGCGCTGATTGCCTGGTGTCGTCGTAACAAGATCCCGCTAATTACCACCGGTGGGGCTGGTGGGCAGATCGATCCAACGCAGATCCAGGTGAGCGATCTGGCGAAGACCATTCAGGATCCGCTGGCGGCGAAATTGCGTGAGCGTCTGAAGAGCGATTTCGGTGTGAAGAAAAACAGCAAAGGTAAGCTGGGCATTGATTGCGTGTTTTCCACCGAAGCACTGGTTTATCCGCAGCCGGACGGCAGTGTCTGTGCCTCACGCAGCACGGCGGAAGGCCCGAAACGCATGGATTGTGCTGCGGGTTTCGGGGCGGCCACCATGGTGACCGCCACCTTTGGTTTTATTGCGGTTTCACACGCGCTGAAGAAGCTTCTTGCCCGCGCGGCACGCCAGGGGCTTTAA
- the mltA gene encoding murein transglycosylase A, with the protein MKANRVKLALTGAFLALLAGCSSKPTDRGQQYIDGKLDEPLALVNQPNAKGRPVNGRDFGDQIRQIQSASTGLYGRNTGTYSAIENWLMSGGDTRQLRQFGLNAYQMEGTDNYGNVQFTGYYTPVVEARYTRQGEFQYPIYRMPPRRSGQKLPSRASIYSGGLDDRYVIAWSNSLIDNFMMDVQGSGYVDFGDGRPLRFFGYGGKNGWAYHSIGKELIDRGEVKREDMSMQAIRQWAQDHSPQEVRALLETNQSFVFFKPEEYVPVRGASAVPLIAKASVASDRSLIPAGTALLAEVPQLNEKGKFNGKYEMRLMVALDVGGAIKGQHFDIYQGVGPDAAHLAGFYNHYGRVWVLKTAPGAGQPLFSNPQNGNNGSMLLGSN; encoded by the coding sequence ATGAAAGCAAATCGTGTGAAGCTGGCACTCACTGGCGCATTTCTCGCGCTGCTGGCGGGTTGTAGCTCCAAACCTACGGACCGTGGTCAGCAATATATTGATGGTAAGCTGGATGAGCCGCTGGCGCTGGTGAATCAGCCCAATGCTAAAGGGCGTCCGGTTAATGGCAGAGACTTTGGCGATCAGATTCGTCAGATACAGTCCGCGTCTACCGGGTTGTATGGTCGCAACACTGGCACCTATAGCGCGATTGAGAACTGGTTGATGTCCGGTGGTGACACGCGTCAGTTGCGTCAGTTCGGTCTTAACGCGTATCAGATGGAAGGCACCGATAACTACGGCAACGTGCAGTTCACCGGCTACTACACGCCGGTCGTGGAGGCGCGTTATACCCGTCAGGGCGAATTCCAGTATCCGATTTACCGTATGCCGCCACGCAGAAGCGGGCAAAAATTGCCAAGCCGCGCTTCTATCTACAGTGGCGGTCTTGATGATCGTTACGTGATTGCCTGGAGCAACTCGCTTATCGATAACTTTATGATGGATGTGCAGGGCAGCGGCTATGTCGATTTCGGGGATGGCCGTCCACTGCGTTTCTTCGGCTATGGCGGTAAAAATGGCTGGGCCTACCACAGCATCGGTAAAGAACTGATCGATCGTGGTGAAGTGAAGCGCGAAGATATGTCGATGCAGGCCATTCGTCAGTGGGCGCAGGATCATTCGCCACAAGAAGTGCGGGCATTGCTGGAAACCAACCAATCCTTCGTGTTCTTCAAACCGGAAGAATATGTGCCGGTGCGGGGTGCCAGCGCGGTGCCGCTGATTGCCAAAGCTTCCGTCGCTTCGGACCGTTCACTGATCCCGGCCGGTACGGCGCTGCTGGCGGAAGTACCACAGCTGAATGAGAAGGGTAAGTTTAACGGTAAATATGAAATGCGCCTGATGGTCGCGCTGGATGTCGGCGGTGCGATCAAAGGCCAGCATTTCGACATCTACCAGGGCGTTGGCCCGGATGCTGCCCATCTGGCGGGTTTCTATAACCATTATGGCCGTGTCTGGGTGCTAAAAACGGCACCGGGGGCGGGGCAGCCGCTGTTCAGTAATCCGCAAAACGGTAATAATGGTTCGATGTTGTTAGGTTCGAATTAA
- the amiC gene encoding N-acetylmuramoyl-L-alanine amidase AmiC, which translates to MSGVNPFFSRRRLLQGAGALWLLSVSRSGLAASQNIVAVRIWPSSTYSRVTLESNVPLQYKQFTLSNPDRLVIDINNLHINPVLKGVDKLVRVDDPYIRTARVGQFDPNTVRIVLELKRDVVPRTFTLAPVAGIKHRLVVDLYPSKPQPEEDPLLALLQDYNQGDLERDQPAQAPLPGKAGRDRPIIIMIDPGHGGEDPGAHGKLKTREKDIVLKMGRYLKALIDKQPNMKAYMTRNEDVFIPLRVRVAKARKQRADLFVSIHADAFTSRAARGSSVFALSTSGATSAAARFLAQTQNESDLIGGVSMSGDRYLDHTMFDMVQRQTIHDSLKFGKEVLSRMGHINHLHKRTVDQAGFAVLKAPDIPSILVETAFISNVEEERKLRTARYQHQVAEAILHGIKAYFDKGAVLAHR; encoded by the coding sequence ATGTCCGGAGTAAATCCCTTTTTTTCACGACGACGATTATTACAGGGCGCAGGCGCGTTATGGTTGCTCAGCGTCAGCCGCAGTGGTCTGGCGGCCAGCCAGAATATTGTTGCTGTGCGTATCTGGCCTTCATCGACTTACTCACGCGTTACGCTGGAATCGAACGTTCCCCTGCAATACAAGCAGTTCACCCTCAGCAATCCCGATCGTCTGGTTATCGACATCAACAATCTGCATATCAATCCGGTACTGAAAGGGGTCGATAAACTGGTGCGCGTTGATGACCCCTATATCCGGACCGCACGCGTGGGTCAGTTCGACCCGAACACCGTACGCATTGTGCTGGAATTGAAGCGCGATGTCGTGCCGCGAACGTTCACCTTAGCGCCGGTGGCCGGGATAAAGCATCGGCTGGTGGTGGATCTCTATCCCAGCAAGCCACAGCCGGAAGAGGATCCATTACTGGCGTTACTGCAGGATTACAATCAGGGCGATCTGGAACGCGATCAGCCTGCTCAGGCCCCACTGCCGGGGAAAGCCGGACGCGATCGCCCGATTATTATCATGATCGATCCAGGGCACGGTGGAGAAGATCCCGGGGCGCATGGCAAACTCAAAACGCGGGAAAAAGATATCGTGCTGAAGATGGGGCGTTATCTGAAGGCGTTGATCGACAAACAACCCAATATGAAAGCCTATATGACGCGCAACGAGGATGTGTTTATTCCGCTGCGGGTGCGGGTGGCGAAAGCACGTAAGCAGCGTGCCGATTTGTTTGTGTCGATTCATGCCGATGCCTTTACCAGCCGGGCGGCGCGCGGTTCGTCCGTGTTTGCGCTTTCGACCAGTGGCGCAACCTCCGCCGCCGCACGTTTTCTCGCGCAAACCCAGAATGAATCGGATCTGATTGGCGGCGTCAGCATGAGTGGCGATCGCTACCTCGACCACACCATGTTCGATATGGTGCAGCGCCAGACCATCCACGACAGCCTGAAATTCGGTAAAGAAGTGCTATCGCGGATGGGGCATATCAATCACCTGCATAAACGCACGGTAGATCAGGCCGGATTTGCGGTGCTGAAAGCGCCGGATATTCCGTCAATTCTGGTGGAAACTGCGTTTATCAGTAATGTGGAAGAGGAAAGGAAGCTGCGTACCGCGCGTTATCAGCATCAGGTGGCGGAAGCCATCCTGCATGGCATCAAAGCTTATTTTGACAAGGGAGCGGTGCTGGCGCATCGCTAA
- the argA gene encoding amino-acid N-acetyltransferase, which yields MKERSTELVQGFRHTVPYINAHRGKTFVIMLGGEAIEHENFSSIVNDIGLLHSLGIRLVVVYGARPQIDASMAQQQLEPIYHKYTRVTDAQSLELVKQAAGRLQLDITARLSMSLNNTPLQGAHINVVSGNFIIAQPLGVDDGVDYCHSGRIRRIDEEAIHRQLDNGAIVLLGPVAVSVTGESFNLTSEEVATQLAIKLKAEKMIGFCAEQGVTNRDGDIISELFPNDAQARIDEMESDGDFLSAAVRFLRGAVKACRSGVRRSHLISYQEDGALLQELFSRDGIGTQIVMESAEQIRRATINDIGGILELIRPLEQQGILVRRSREQLEMEIDKFTIIERDNLTIACAALYPFPDEQIGEMACVAVHPDYRSSSRGEALLQRVALQARQMGLKKLFVLTTRSIHWFQERGFTPVDIESLPESKKKMYNYQRRSKVLMADLR from the coding sequence GTGAAGGAACGTAGTACCGAACTGGTTCAGGGTTTTCGCCACACCGTTCCCTATATAAATGCCCATCGTGGCAAGACCTTTGTCATCATGTTAGGTGGCGAGGCCATCGAACATGAAAACTTCTCCAGCATCGTTAACGATATCGGCCTGCTGCATAGCCTTGGCATTCGTCTGGTGGTGGTGTACGGCGCCCGTCCGCAGATTGACGCCAGCATGGCGCAGCAGCAGCTGGAACCGATTTATCATAAATACACGCGTGTGACCGATGCTCAATCGCTGGAGCTGGTGAAGCAGGCGGCGGGCCGTCTGCAACTGGATATCACCGCACGGCTGTCGATGAGCCTTAACAACACGCCGTTGCAGGGCGCGCATATTAATGTGGTCAGCGGCAACTTCATCATTGCCCAGCCGCTCGGCGTGGATGACGGTGTGGATTACTGCCACAGCGGGCGTATTCGTCGTATCGATGAAGAAGCCATTCATCGCCAGCTGGATAATGGGGCCATTGTGTTGCTCGGTCCGGTTGCCGTTTCTGTAACGGGTGAGAGCTTTAACCTGACCTCGGAAGAGGTCGCCACGCAACTGGCGATCAAACTCAAAGCGGAAAAAATGATCGGTTTCTGTGCCGAACAAGGCGTGACCAACCGCGATGGCGATATTATTTCTGAGCTGTTCCCTAATGATGCCCAGGCGCGTATCGATGAAATGGAAAGCGACGGCGATTTCCTCTCCGCGGCGGTGCGTTTCCTGCGTGGTGCGGTGAAAGCCTGCCGGAGCGGCGTACGTCGCAGCCATTTGATCAGCTACCAGGAAGACGGTGCGCTGTTGCAGGAGTTGTTCTCGCGCGACGGTATCGGTACGCAGATCGTGATGGAATCCGCCGAACAGATTCGTCGTGCCACCATCAATGATATTGGTGGCATTCTTGAACTGATTCGCCCGCTGGAGCAACAGGGAATTCTGGTACGCCGTTCACGCGAACAGCTGGAGATGGAGATCGACAAATTCACCATCATCGAACGCGACAACCTGACGATTGCCTGTGCGGCGCTATATCCTTTCCCGGACGAGCAGATTGGGGAGATGGCCTGCGTGGCGGTGCACCCGGATTATCGCAGTTCCTCACGCGGTGAAGCGCTGTTGCAACGTGTGGCTTTACAGGCCCGTCAGATGGGCCTGAAAAAGCTGTTCGTACTCACCACACGCAGTATTCACTGGTTCCAGGAACGCGGCTTTACACCGGTGGATATCGAGTCGCTGCCGGAAAGTAAGAAGAAGATGTACAACTATCAGCGTCGTTCTAAGGTGCTGATGGCGGATTTGCGCTAA
- the recD gene encoding exodeoxyribonuclease V subunit alpha, with product MSNMTTLLAQAMELRLLRPLDIQFACLVADDSQPARLLAAACLSAEAGEGHVCLPLTQLTRDGLFNGRHPELAQAIWQAAGEPQDWLTVFQGWSALSDSAQATPIVLAQQRLYLHRLWQNEGQVARFFRADAAPQQFAPEAIRQVLDQLFGAQPEDWQKIAAAVALTQKTAVISGGPGTGKTTTVAKLLAALIRLSAGTLRIQLAAPTGKAAARLTESLGKALRQLPVSDAERLAFPAEATTLHRLLGAQPETQRLRYHAGNPLHLDVLVVDEASMVDLGMMANLIAALPPQARVIFLGDRDQLASVEAGAVLGDICRCGEAGYSLERATHLSQLTGCEVPGREDAEAPLVRDAICLLRKSYRFDAQSGIGKLAAAVNQGDVAEVGHVFGAGFSDITRQPLSDAQAYQAMLAQVAEGYRPYLHLVTGRADPADIIHAFGRYQLLCALREGPFGVQGLNQRIEQKLIQLQLIRRPTGGSRWYQGRPVMVTRNDSALGLFNGDIGITLPDEEGVLKVFFPLPDGTIKAVQPSRLPAHDTAWAMTVHKSQGSEFDHTALVMPAQFLPVLTRELIYTAITRARQQLTLYSDDGVFRRAVQLRTQRRSGLLERLVEA from the coding sequence ATGAGTAACATGACGACATTGCTGGCCCAGGCAATGGAACTGCGTTTACTGCGTCCGCTTGATATCCAGTTTGCTTGTCTGGTGGCCGATGACAGCCAGCCTGCGCGTCTGCTGGCTGCGGCGTGCCTCAGTGCCGAAGCGGGAGAAGGGCATGTCTGCCTGCCGCTGACGCAGCTGACGCGTGATGGATTGTTCAATGGTCGCCATCCTGAACTGGCGCAGGCCATCTGGCAGGCTGCCGGTGAACCGCAGGACTGGCTGACGGTATTTCAGGGCTGGTCCGCGCTAAGCGATAGCGCGCAAGCCACTCCCATCGTCCTGGCGCAGCAGCGGCTTTATCTGCATCGGTTGTGGCAGAACGAAGGCCAGGTCGCGCGCTTTTTCCGTGCGGATGCCGCACCGCAGCAATTCGCGCCCGAGGCGATACGTCAGGTGCTGGACCAGCTGTTTGGTGCACAACCGGAAGACTGGCAAAAGATTGCCGCTGCGGTGGCACTGACACAAAAAACCGCCGTGATTTCCGGCGGCCCTGGTACGGGTAAGACGACCACGGTGGCGAAACTACTGGCGGCGCTGATACGCCTGAGCGCCGGTACGCTGCGTATTCAGCTGGCCGCGCCAACCGGAAAAGCGGCAGCCCGCCTGACGGAATCGCTGGGTAAAGCATTGCGGCAATTGCCAGTCAGTGACGCAGAGCGGCTGGCTTTTCCGGCAGAGGCGACCACCCTGCATCGTCTGCTGGGTGCTCAACCGGAGACGCAGCGTCTGCGCTATCACGCGGGAAATCCTCTGCATCTGGATGTGCTGGTGGTGGATGAAGCCTCGATGGTCGATCTCGGCATGATGGCTAATCTGATCGCTGCATTGCCGCCACAGGCGCGGGTGATCTTTCTCGGTGATCGCGATCAACTGGCATCAGTCGAAGCGGGAGCGGTGCTGGGGGATATCTGTCGCTGTGGCGAAGCCGGTTACAGCCTGGAGCGGGCAACCCATCTCAGCCAGCTCACGGGCTGCGAAGTACCGGGCAGGGAAGATGCGGAAGCGCCGCTGGTGCGGGACGCCATCTGTCTGCTGCGCAAAAGCTATCGCTTTGACGCCCAGTCAGGCATTGGCAAACTGGCGGCAGCGGTGAATCAGGGCGATGTGGCGGAAGTCGGGCACGTGTTTGGCGCAGGCTTTAGCGATATTACCCGTCAGCCGTTGAGCGATGCACAGGCATATCAGGCCATGCTGGCTCAGGTAGCCGAGGGCTACCGGCCTTACCTGCATCTGGTTACCGGGCGGGCTGATCCCGCCGATATAATCCATGCTTTTGGCCGTTATCAGCTGCTCTGTGCATTACGTGAAGGGCCGTTTGGCGTGCAGGGACTTAACCAGCGCATTGAGCAAAAACTGATTCAGTTGCAGTTGATCCGTCGCCCGACGGGCGGAAGCCGTTGGTATCAGGGCCGACCGGTGATGGTGACGCGCAACGACAGCGCGCTGGGTTTGTTTAATGGCGACATCGGTATCACGTTACCCGATGAGGAAGGGGTGCTGAAGGTGTTTTTCCCGCTGCCGGATGGCACCATCAAAGCGGTGCAGCCCAGCCGCTTACCGGCACACGATACTGCCTGGGCGATGACGGTGCATAAATCACAGGGTTCGGAATTTGATCACACCGCGCTGGTGATGCCGGCGCAATTTTTGCCGGTGCTGACGCGCGAGTTGATTTATACCGCCATCACCCGCGCCCGCCAGCAACTGACGTTGTACAGCGATGACGGTGTGTTTCGGCGCGCGGTGCAGCTACGTACCCAGCGCCGGAGTGGCTTGCTGGAAAGGTTGGTGGAGGCGTAA